The Dyadobacter sp. 676 DNA window CGGTTACGAACATTTTGAGAAACTCCTTGCGGTCGCCGCGATAACCGAAATGAATTCCCCTCCAAGATGAACGGGACGTCCGGTAACGGAGCGCGCCGTGAATGGCGATCGGAACCAGGAGCGCCAAACCAATAAAGAAGATGGCAAAACCAATAAGTTTCACCACGGCACTATCCGACAGCGTGCCAGCGATCAGAAAACAATAAAGCCCTATAAATATCCCTACGGCTTTAATAAAGCCGATAAACATTTCCCTGCCCGTACCATGAAATGTGAAACGGCTTCCTTCAAGTTCCGATTCCTCATACATGTATTTCAGCAGCGCCGCTTTTGCCCACGGGTAATAGAGCCCGAATGTAACGAGTGTGAGCAGAAGGTTGACAATGTAAATACCAAATAGTTTGGCGCCTTCACCATGGAAGGTAAGTTGCCGGGTTTCTTTGTAATGCTGTTCCATTAGCCAGGTTTCTTATTGTGAATAAATCGGATACAAAGCAATCAAATATAAAGATTTCAATCCGCGATTGGACACACTCGTCGGAAATCGGATTTAAAATGCAGGAGAAACTTATCTTCCGGCACAATTATTTTACCTGATTAATTACATTGATTCATCAAACAACTGGAAATCATGGACATTTATCAATTGGCTAACGAGTATTGGGAGGCTTCCAACGGGGGTGGCGACCCCGGCGACCCGAACGAAACGCCCCCGTTCGATCCGCGTCCCGAAGTACCCGTTCCCGATGTTCCCGAGGAAACGCCGCCACACGAAAAGGACCCTGAGACGCCGCCGGTCGAGCCGGAGCCCGAGTTACCGCCTGTCGAACCTGTTGTCCCCGAAGTAGAGCCATTGCCCGGTGAACAGCCCGGCATACCTGCGTTCAAGTAAAAAGCGCGTTACCGGTTTTAAGTATATGCCGGAAACAGAAACTATCTTCATGAAAGCCATTAAAAACTTCTACAAACATTGTAGCTAAGTTTGAATTTCGTCGTATCTTCAAGAAATTTTTGTGGACCCGACGAATGATTAAAATCTTTACGCTTTGTTTCTTCATTATCTCCTTCTCTCTTCAGGCTCAGCTACTTCCCGGAAAGATCGAAGCAGAAGACTTTACGGCCATGAACGCCATCGGTACCGAACCGACCTTGGATGCCGGCGGTGGTCTTAATGTAGGCTGGATCGGGGACGGCAGCTGGATGGATTACGCGGTTCAAACCACATCGGCGGGTTACTACACATTTAGGTTCCGTATTTCAAACGGTTACAGCCCGGAAGCGACACTCGTGCTTCAATCTGCTGCGGGCATCACACTGGGACATATCGTACTTCCGCAAACCGGCGGGATGCAGGGCTGGCAAACGGTCTCCTTTGTCGCTTTGCTGCCACAGGGAAATCAGACGATCCGCGTTCTGGCCGGGAAGGGAGGCTGGAACTTCAACTGGTTCGAAGTGAGCGCTTCCCGCTTGCTTGCTTTTGGCAAGGTCGAAGCCGAGAGTTTTGATGCCATGCTGGATGTGCGCACGGAGGAAACCAGCGACGAAGGCGGGGGACGGAACGTCGGCTATATAGACGATAACGACTGGATGGATTATAACCTCGACCTCGCCGAAGCGGGAGATTATAAAATCCGTTTCAGGGTCGCCAATCAATATGGAAACGGTGTTATCCGGATAGAAAACGCCCCGGGTATGGTACTGGGCCAGGTAAATGTGCCTCAGACGGGCGGATGGCAAAGTTGGGTAACGATCGGCACGACCGTGTCCTTGCCAGCCGGCAGCCAGGTTATCCGTATTTTTGCCGTAAGCGGTGCTTTCAATCTCAACTGGTTCGAACTAATTCCTGGCTCCGCCCGGGATCAATCCGTCATCACTTTCGCCCCGATTCCGGACAAAAACCTCACCGACGCTCCATTCAATCTGACCGCTACCAGCACCAATCCCGAAACACCCATTCAATTCACGTCTTCGGACCCGTCCATCGTCTCGGTTTCAGACATTAGCGGTATCTGGAAGGCTTCTATCCATTCTTCAGGGCAAGCGACTATCACGGCTTCACAAGCGGGTAACGACAATTATCTCGCGGCCGAAAGCGTTGCCAGAACATTCGTGGTTTCGGACAATTCGAATCCGCCTGCCCCCGCGCTTGGTGCCAGGATCCCCATCGATCCGAAGCGCTGGTACCAGCTTACTAATGCGGCCAATGGGCTGGAAGGACTTTTTGACGGCAACACGCAGGAAAACGTATTCACGGGGTGGGGAAAAGTAATCAACAACTACGAGGCTTACTATCCGCTTAAAGACGGCGAACAAATCACGCTTAACGGGGTTAAATTCTTCGATTTTACAGGAACAGCACAGGATTTCCCCATGGTTCTTTCGGTAATTACCGACCAGTGGGAACGCATTCCGGTTGCTACTTTCACCGGCGAAGTTTATAATGGCTGGGTAGGCCCCTACCCCGACCGTCAACTTTCCGGCGATGCACAGTTCAGACTGGATCAGCCGATGAACAATATCCGTTATCTGGTGATAACGATGTCCAATACATTGCCTACCGAGATCGAATTTTACGGAAGCTACACGCCGGGCACCGAACCTGCCAAACCGGCGCGAACCAGGCACATTAAACTGAACGATATGCTCGGTGTAAACGGCTACGAATGGTATTTCCAGGACGGCATACATACCGAATCGCTCGTCGAGGCCAAGGTACAGGTCGCCAAAAGTTTCACCGGTCTGCGGCATTATATGGATTGGGAAAAACTCGAATCGTCCGAAGGCGTGTATTCCTACAATCCGACATTGAGCGGTAGCTGGAATTACGACCTCATATACGAGCGTTGCAGGCAGGAAGGCATCGAGGTCCTGGCCTGCCTTAAAACGCAGCCGGGCTGGATGCGGGAAACTTACCCCCAAGACCAGCGTGATCCCGAGAATGTGCCTGTCCGCTACAGAAAGAATTTCACGGATCCGCTATCCTACATCGAGCAAGCGAAAGTGGCATTCCAATACGCGGCCCGTTATGGAAGTAATCCCAACGTAGATCCTTCGCTATTGAGCGTTTCGACAACTCCGCGCTGGACCGGCGACCCGGTTAACACGATCAGGATCGGCCTCGGTTTGATCAAGTACATTGAGTGCGATAACGAGCGCGATAAATGGTGGAAAGGCCGCAAAGGCTATCAAACCGCCCGCGAATACGCCGCCAATATGTCGGCTTTTTACGATGGGCATAAAAATACGATGGGACCGGGTGTCGGTGTCAAAAATGCGGACCCCAATATGAAAGTTGTCATCGCCGGATTGGTCACAGGCCCCGACTTTGTAAAAGGAATGGTCGACTGGTGTAAGGAATTCCGTGGTTATAATGCTGATGGGACTGTGAATCTCTGCTGGGATGTTGTGAATTTTCACCTTTATACCGACAATGCATCGTCGAATCAAAGCGGGACGTCCACACGTGGCGCGGCACCCGAGGTTACCAATGCAAAGCAGCTTCTCGAAGATTTCGTGAGGGTAACCCGCGAAGTTTCCAACGACCTGCCTGTCTGGAATACCGAATCGGGGTATGACGTGCATCAGGACAGTCCCTTGAAAGCCATTCCTATCGGCAACAAATCGGCGTTGCAAACCCACGCCGACTGGGTTTTGCGTACCGCGTTATTCTCCGCCCGCAACGGTATCGAAAAACTGTTCTTCTACCAGATGTACGACGACAATGGCAGCGGGGGAATGTTCGCATCGTCCGGCTTTGTAAACAACGATTTGACCCGCCGGCCATCCGCAGATTACTTTCTGCAAACGCAGAGGCTTTTCGGACAATATGAATACAAGGAAACACTGAACAGCGATCCGATCGTAGATCGCTACGAGTTGAACGGCCAATCGCTTTACATTCTAACGGTTCCCGACGAAACAGGCCGGACGGCGGAATACACCATCGACCTGAATCAACCGGGTATCGCCCGGATATACACGCCGACAGCCGGGGCTGACCAAATGACCATGACCGAACTGCCGATTGTCGACGGAAAAGTAACGGTTACGGCAGGGGAAACGCCCATTTTCGTTCTGGCCGCCGAAAACCCCAACGCAAGGCAGGCAGCAGCTGAAACCGTGACGCAGGTCGGAAAAGCAAAAATGCAGCTGCATACCGATGTAAATGTTTATCCCAATCCCGCATCCGACTTCGTCAGCATCCATTTCGCAAATGACAATGCCGGTCAAATCGAAATCCGGATTTTCGATGCCAAATCGGGAACGCTTTATGAAAACAGGAAGGTCAACAAAACCACCGGCCGGTTTGCACACCACCTGAACATTACTTCGTTTCCCAGCGGTGTGTACATTGTGGAGATACGGCAGGGAGAAGACCGGGCGTTCCGGAAAATCGCCAAAACCAACTAGTGCTCATCCGGTTAAGATAAAACCCGAACCAACACGGTCCGGGCGTCGTCAGTCGAGGTAAGAAGCGCCGCTCATGCGACGGTTCCAACGCCCGCCCGTTTCCAGCCGGGCCATATTGAACTTGTCGCGGTATTCTTTGGGTGTGACCCCGGTACTTTTTTTGAACAACTGCCGGAAAGATTTCAGATCGTTATAGCCCGAGTTGAGCATTACTTCGAGCACGCTCTGATCCGTTTGTGCCAGCAACTTTTTGGCCGCTTCGATGCGTGTACGCTGCAGATATTCGATCGGCGTGACCCCGATAGCCTGTTTGAACCGCCTTACCACATTGCGCCGGCTCGCGGGAATGTCCTGTATCAATACCTCGATAGTGCTTCCTTCCTGATATTCCTTTTCAATTTTTTGTTGCGCCATATTCACCAGCCCGTCACCATGGTTTTGTGGCGGCGCGAAAGTCCCGAAGTAAGTCTGCTGTTCCCGGTCCATATCGATCGCAAACATTTTGGCAGTCCTCAATGTGAGGTCTTTCCCGCAAAACCTTTGGATAAGATACAGCATCAAATGGAAACTGCTGGTGGCGCCGCCGCTGGTGTAGATCCCTTTGTCTTCTGTCACCACTGCATCGCTTTTCATGATGACATCCGGAAAATTCGATGCCAACGATTCTGCGGCATCGATATGCGTGGTCGCATGCCGGCCATTCAGCAGGCCCGCCGCTGCCAGAAGGAATGCTCCGGTACAAAAACTGGCCAGTTCGGCGCCCTGCTTATATTGCTCCCAAAGCCAGGGAATACAACTCTGGTTATTTCTGATGGAAAGCTGTACGTCGCCCGCTCCGAATGCCGGCACAAGCACAAGGTCCTGTTTAACGAACTGACTGATCGGCTGCATCGGATAAGCCCCGTAAAACTGCCCTGGCTCCGGATCGGGAGAGAAAAGTGTAATATTGAAGAAATGCGGCTGATTTGCCCGTTCATAAAAGTTGTTTACCGATTCAAATACATCGAGGATCGCTGCTACGCTCAATAAGCGATGCCGGTTGGTAATCAATAGACCTAATTGTAGCATGTTGTTGATGTGGTTAATCTTTGACATTCAAACCAAAGCGGGCACCAATATAAAAATTTTTGTCCCAAAACCCCCTTGCGATTGGTATAATAGACTGGCGGTTAAGTCTGATTTTTGTTAAACTTTGAGTTTGTATATTAATAATATCGTCAAAAAACACGTAGCAGCTATTAAATCTAAATCCCATGACCAAATCGAAGTTTGAAACATCTCTGGAGTCGGGCGTTCATCACCGGCTTCTGGCAATGACCGGCAACTGGCGGGGCATTACCAAAACCTGGTTCGAGCCGAACGTTCTTGCCGACGAGTCCGAAATGAAAGGCAATATCAGATCCATTCTCGGCGGCCGCTTCCTCATCCACGAATATCAGGGTAGCCTGAACGGCAAGCCGTTCGAAGGCATTGCAATTTACGGTTTCGATATCCCGAACAACAACTTCCAGTGCGCGTGGATCGATAGTTTTCACATGGGGACCGGTACCATGCTCTCCAACGGCATTCCCACCGAAAACGGCTTTTCGGTTTTAGGCCAATACAGTGTTCCGGAATATCCCGAACCATGGAACTGGCGCACCGTGGCCGAACTGAAAGATCCGGATACGTTGATCATAACAGCCTATAATATCTCTCCGCAGGGCCAGGAGGATAAAGCAACCGAAACTATTTACAAGCGCATCAGCTAATCAGGGCCGCAATTGCGCGAGTTCATTCTGAATAAAATCCCGCAACTCCTCCTTGCTGGGCAGGTTTACCACATATTTACTAACGAACAATTGCATATCGCTGTCCGCAACCGCATATTCGACCAAAGCCCGGTTCTGGTCGGTCACCAGCACCCGGATCGGGGCTCATTCCCGACCGCTCGTAATATAGCGTATTGATCTGCCTTTTCAACTCCTCGACACTCCAGTTACTCATCACACAATGACGTTTGTAAAAAGCCCTTTTTTCCGGTTCGTGTAATGGAAGTAATAAGGTGAGATGTGAAAAGGAAAAGTTTAGATAGTAGTATTTCCGGATCAATTGAAATCGGCCCTCCTTCCGGATTCTCAGTGTTAGCGGCTATCACACGCCTCGCTGATAGGTTGCCAAACTCTTTAATTTTAACATTTCCCAATTGTGCAGACACCGTCTGCACAATTGGAGGATAGGCCAAATAGAACTGCCTGAACAATTTGAGGTTTCCGGAACTCAACCCCGCTATATGCAATGCGTGGGCTAATTCATCCACCAGTCGCTGACCATACCGCGCCCTGTCCTCTCACTTCTGTTCAAATTCGACGATATAAAAGCCGATCAGCCAGTTGCGAATGGTTAAATGCGGTTTATAGCCTTTGCTGCACTTTGCCGGAGTGTAAAATTGGTTTCACGAATTGTCGTTACCAGCGTGTTGGAATCAGTCATAGCTGATGAAGTTTTTAAATTGAAAGCTGAAATAACCGACAATCTTCCCAGCCTGGTCCATTCCAGTTCCCCAGTGGCACGACTTTGTTACCTTTCGGCCTGCAAAAGTCATCAGCAATGAAAATCCTGAAAAAGCTGCCGGTAATTGCGTTAGCTATGATACTTTTTAAGGCCTGCAAGCCGGTTCCGGTATCGCATTGGTTTCCGGTTACGCCGCAGGAGCGTTACGAGCGGGAATTGCTGAAAGCCGGGCTGGAAAAGACGGCGGCCGGTCAAACGTGGTTCCGGATGAGCACACAGGTATTTTCGGATTCGTTGTTCACGACCGTACCATATCAGGAACGTATATTTTTAGGAGATTCATTGCCCGTCCGGGCATTCAAATTTACAGTGCCGGAAGGCCGCAGGTTGGTAATTACCCCCGCCCGGACCGATTCGGCGGCCTTGCTTTTCGTAGAGCTTTTTAAAGTTAAGCGGAATGGAAAACCGCAGCGACTGAAATACCTGGAAGACGAAGGCGCCGTTCTCACCTATTCAAGCGACGAAAAGGATACATTGTTGCTCAAACTCCAGACCGGCCTGCTTCAACAGCTCAACGTAACGGTCTCCTTTTCCACTGAACCGACGTTGGGATTTCCAGTGGCCGGCCATCACATGTCCAGCGTAATGAGTCATTGGGGTGCCGCACGGGACGCCGGTGCGCGCATGCACGAAGGCATCGATATCCGTGCAAAGCGCGGAACACCGGCCGTTGCAGCGCAAAGCGGGATTATTACGCAGGCTGGCACGAACCATCTGGGAGGGAAAGTGATTTTCCTTTCTTCCCCCGACAGCCCCTATTCGCTTTACTATGCCCATCTGGATAGCCAGCTGGTTTCGGCCGGCCAATGGGTAAAAGCGGGTGACACGCTCGGGCTTGTCGGTAACACAGGCAATGCGATCACCACCTCACCGCATTTGCATTTCGGTATTTACACAAAAAGTTACGGCGCAGTAGACCCGCTGCCCTTTGTCGACGATCGCCCCGAGAAATTACCCGGCCTGCCGGCAACTTCGGGGTGGTTAGGCGACACGGTTATAATCCGCAAAAAAGTGAATTTATACAGCACCCCACAACCCGGTCGAAATCAAATTATCCGATTGCTGCCGGCCGATACAGCCATACGCATCGTCGGCGAAACGGCCAAGGGGTACAGGGTCCAAACGGCCGATGGCATAAACGGCTACATTCCTGCCGTGCCGCTTCAATGGTTCCGTCAGGAACCACCCCGCATGGACAGGGCCGATTAGCGCCGTTTCATTCTGAACGCGACAAAAAAGACCACCGGTTTCCCCGGTGGCCTTTTGCGCATTTAAGCGACTGCAACAGTAGTATCAGGTTTAAGCGTAACGGTTTCCTCATTCGGGACGGCGTCGCCGACCATCGGGCCGTTCTGCGACAGCTCACTACCTTCTTTTTTGGATTTGAAAATGGGCCACATAAACTGGGCGTACCATTCTTCCTCGTGATAATGCTTGATGCCATACGACGTCGGGTATTTTCGGGTGATTATGCCGGTTCCGAAAATAATGTCCCAAAGAAAGAACATATTCCCGAAGTTCCCTTTATAATATCCCACCCCGTCGTCGCTTGTATCCGCGTGGTGTGCATGGTGTGTGGCAGGCGTCGAAATAAGTCTCTCGAGTACCCAACCGATCGGTTGAAGCCATTTCTTTTCATAAAATGGCTTGTCCCATGGAATGCTCGAATGCGCGCCGGTCGTAATGAACGACTTGATCACCTTCACAAACAATGCTGCGTAACCCAATCCCAGGTAAGTCAAGGCGACAGTGAGGTAAGTTTGCGAGAAAAACAATGTGTAAATCACATTCTGGCGGCTGGCCATAGCCATGCCCATATACGGCGCGGAGTGGTGGGTCCGGTGGAAACGCCACAGCCACGGTAGCTGGTGGTGCAGGCGATGGTACCAATATTGTGTAAGATCGTCGGCCACGGCGATAATCAGAAACGCCCACCAAAAGGGCACCCAATCGAGTATATTTTTAGCATCGGGCAATACTACCGGGAGAAATTTCAACCCGAAATAGGCCACGAACGGGCGGATCACCAGCTTGGGTACAATAAAGCAGACTATATCGAGGGTCCGCTCGTTCTTCGTCCATTTGTTTTCATACAAACCTGCCGCGAACTCGATCACGCCCAGGACGAGGACAATGACCGGCAATCCCCAGGAACTCAGGTTTTTGAATACGTTTTCAATGAATGCGGGGGCTTTGAAAGGAAATTCATTGGCTCCCTCCCACGGCCGGTAGCCGAAAATCTGGAAGCTTGCAAACATCAAAACAATCGGTGCGATGTACAACAGTACACTCAGCAGGCCGTCGCGGGTAATTTTCCGGGCCGTTGCATTGTCCAATTTCATGCGTGATTTGATTTTTATGGTGAAAATGCGATATCAGTTAAACAGCCGCCAGGCAAGCCAAATACCTCCGGCGATGAGGATAAAGGGAATAATGGTCAACAAAATGCCTACCGCAATCTTGCGCGCCAGCAACACGAGGTCCGAAAATGTGATCATGTCTTGAAAAGCAATAATACCGGTCTACTATAAACGCAAAAGGAATATCGGTACGGAAATACCCCGGGACAGCACAGCTGGCAACTGAAATCGCCAACCACCGAAAATCTCAGATGATCAGCCATGACTGTCGGGCGGGATATTTCCGGAAAATGTCAGAGATAGTCACCGCTTCAACAGCAGCAACCTGAATAAACCAGGGAGAAACAAAGGGGGAAAGTATGCCCACCCACTCGCCCCGATGGGGACTTGCAAAGTAAATTAACCGCGCTCATATCAACGATGCCTGGATTAATACTCGGCTCAGGGTGGTTCAGGAGCCTCGCTTTTTAATAGTATACTTATTTGATAGACAAAGTAAATTTAATGTTTTCGAAAAAACAATAGCTTGCCCGATTTTTCTTAAATAAAAAACCGTGGCGGCAGTAACGCGCTGTCGGCCACGGATCAGACAGAAAAGGCGTCAATGACACCTTTCTGTCGATTTTATATAAACCAATTTATTTCAACTCGGCAAGCCATTGCTGTGCGAATGCACGGGCTGTGTTGGTAGGCGTGGCGCCCATGCGGTAACAGAATTTCCACACATCGCTTTTCCCTTCGTAAGCCGCATTCACGAACTTCTTTCGTCCGTTCACTTCCTTTGTCTGCGCCGCGAAATCGACCCCTTTGCTCTGGTTCAGGAAATCGGTGAGGCGGGCCACGAGTACCTTTTTGGGATCTTTCAGTCTTTCGTATTCATCCGCATTGCTCTTTGCATTTCGCGCCATTGTCTGCTCCGATTGACGGATTTCGTCATTGGCGAGATATTCGGCGTATTGTTTTTTGAATTCCTCCATATCGGTTTTCAAAAGCGGTTTAATCTTTTTGAAGAAAGCCGCATTGCGCTTACCCTCTTCGATCTGCTTCTTGAAATCCGCCCGTTGCTCGGCCGGCAGGCTGCCGAGCATGCTTTCCATTCCCGCGAACGTCTCGGCCGACTGGATCTGAATATCCACAATCGGCTCCATATCCTTCGCCTGCAATCCCTGCACCCCTTTCAGGCGGTTGGCGCGGATTTCCTGCTTGCGTTGCTCGCTGACGGTCGTTTCCAGCTTCGGATAACGCTTCGCTATCGATTCGGTGTAGCGTTTCTGAAAGTCTTCCGAATTGAAATACATTTTCACGAACGCTCCGGCCTTTTTAATCGCGGTCGCCTGCGCTTCCGGCGCCAACGAGCGGCAGGCCGACTTTACCGGGCTACCGAAATACGGCACGGTTACCGACGGCGCCTGTAAACCATTCCACAGACGGTTTTGAATGTCCTTCTGGCTGATTCCGTATTCTTCGAACTCGTCGCTGAACGTAAAATTGAGGAATGCAATGCAGCAGGCGTAGAGGAAAAAGGGTACTAATTTATTTTTCATGGCTATCACAATTGTAATCAAGGTAATGCTTATTGTTTCTCGGCAATCATATCGAGTTCCTCACCCTCGAACACGACGAAAATATTCAGTTTGTTATCCTTCACAGTGCCGACCTTATCGGTACC harbors:
- a CDS encoding M23 family metallopeptidase, producing the protein MKILKKLPVIALAMILFKACKPVPVSHWFPVTPQERYERELLKAGLEKTAAGQTWFRMSTQVFSDSLFTTVPYQERIFLGDSLPVRAFKFTVPEGRRLVITPARTDSAALLFVELFKVKRNGKPQRLKYLEDEGAVLTYSSDEKDTLLLKLQTGLLQQLNVTVSFSTEPTLGFPVAGHHMSSVMSHWGAARDAGARMHEGIDIRAKRGTPAVAAQSGIITQAGTNHLGGKVIFLSSPDSPYSLYYAHLDSQLVSAGQWVKAGDTLGLVGNTGNAITTSPHLHFGIYTKSYGAVDPLPFVDDRPEKLPGLPATSGWLGDTVIIRKKVNLYSTPQPGRNQIIRLLPADTAIRIVGETAKGYRVQTADGINGYIPAVPLQWFRQEPPRMDRAD
- a CDS encoding filamentous hemagglutinin, with the protein product MDIYQLANEYWEASNGGGDPGDPNETPPFDPRPEVPVPDVPEETPPHEKDPETPPVEPEPELPPVEPVVPEVEPLPGEQPGIPAFK
- a CDS encoding DUF1016 N-terminal domain-containing protein; this encodes MIRKYYYLNFSFSHLTLLLPLHEPEKRAFYKRHCVMSNWSVEELKRQINTLYYERSGMSPDPGAGDRPEPGFGRICGCGQRYAIVR
- a CDS encoding carbohydrate-binding protein, with protein sequence MIKIFTLCFFIISFSLQAQLLPGKIEAEDFTAMNAIGTEPTLDAGGGLNVGWIGDGSWMDYAVQTTSAGYYTFRFRISNGYSPEATLVLQSAAGITLGHIVLPQTGGMQGWQTVSFVALLPQGNQTIRVLAGKGGWNFNWFEVSASRLLAFGKVEAESFDAMLDVRTEETSDEGGGRNVGYIDDNDWMDYNLDLAEAGDYKIRFRVANQYGNGVIRIENAPGMVLGQVNVPQTGGWQSWVTIGTTVSLPAGSQVIRIFAVSGAFNLNWFELIPGSARDQSVITFAPIPDKNLTDAPFNLTATSTNPETPIQFTSSDPSIVSVSDISGIWKASIHSSGQATITASQAGNDNYLAAESVARTFVVSDNSNPPAPALGARIPIDPKRWYQLTNAANGLEGLFDGNTQENVFTGWGKVINNYEAYYPLKDGEQITLNGVKFFDFTGTAQDFPMVLSVITDQWERIPVATFTGEVYNGWVGPYPDRQLSGDAQFRLDQPMNNIRYLVITMSNTLPTEIEFYGSYTPGTEPAKPARTRHIKLNDMLGVNGYEWYFQDGIHTESLVEAKVQVAKSFTGLRHYMDWEKLESSEGVYSYNPTLSGSWNYDLIYERCRQEGIEVLACLKTQPGWMRETYPQDQRDPENVPVRYRKNFTDPLSYIEQAKVAFQYAARYGSNPNVDPSLLSVSTTPRWTGDPVNTIRIGLGLIKYIECDNERDKWWKGRKGYQTAREYAANMSAFYDGHKNTMGPGVGVKNADPNMKVVIAGLVTGPDFVKGMVDWCKEFRGYNADGTVNLCWDVVNFHLYTDNASSNQSGTSTRGAAPEVTNAKQLLEDFVRVTREVSNDLPVWNTESGYDVHQDSPLKAIPIGNKSALQTHADWVLRTALFSARNGIEKLFFYQMYDDNGSGGMFASSGFVNNDLTRRPSADYFLQTQRLFGQYEYKETLNSDPIVDRYELNGQSLYILTVPDETGRTAEYTIDLNQPGIARIYTPTAGADQMTMTELPIVDGKVTVTAGETPIFVLAAENPNARQAAAETVTQVGKAKMQLHTDVNVYPNPASDFVSIHFANDNAGQIEIRIFDAKSGTLYENRKVNKTTGRFAHHLNITSFPSGVYIVEIRQGEDRAFRKIAKTN
- a CDS encoding helix-turn-helix domain-containing protein, which codes for MLQLGLLITNRHRLLSVAAILDVFESVNNFYERANQPHFFNITLFSPDPEPGQFYGAYPMQPISQFVKQDLVLVPAFGAGDVQLSIRNNQSCIPWLWEQYKQGAELASFCTGAFLLAAAGLLNGRHATTHIDAAESLASNFPDVIMKSDAVVTEDKGIYTSGGATSSFHLMLYLIQRFCGKDLTLRTAKMFAIDMDREQQTYFGTFAPPQNHGDGLVNMAQQKIEKEYQEGSTIEVLIQDIPASRRNVVRRFKQAIGVTPIEYLQRTRIEAAKKLLAQTDQSVLEVMLNSGYNDLKSFRQLFKKSTGVTPKEYRDKFNMARLETGGRWNRRMSGASYLD
- a CDS encoding sterol desaturase family protein; this encodes MKLDNATARKITRDGLLSVLLYIAPIVLMFASFQIFGYRPWEGANEFPFKAPAFIENVFKNLSSWGLPVIVLVLGVIEFAAGLYENKWTKNERTLDIVCFIVPKLVIRPFVAYFGLKFLPVVLPDAKNILDWVPFWWAFLIIAVADDLTQYWYHRLHHQLPWLWRFHRTHHSAPYMGMAMASRQNVIYTLFFSQTYLTVALTYLGLGYAALFVKVIKSFITTGAHSSIPWDKPFYEKKWLQPIGWVLERLISTPATHHAHHADTSDDGVGYYKGNFGNMFFLWDIIFGTGIITRKYPTSYGIKHYHEEEWYAQFMWPIFKSKKEGSELSQNGPMVGDAVPNEETVTLKPDTTVAVA
- a CDS encoding DUF1579 domain-containing protein yields the protein MTKSKFETSLESGVHHRLLAMTGNWRGITKTWFEPNVLADESEMKGNIRSILGGRFLIHEYQGSLNGKPFEGIAIYGFDIPNNNFQCAWIDSFHMGTGTMLSNGIPTENGFSVLGQYSVPEYPEPWNWRTVAELKDPDTLIITAYNISPQGQEDKATETIYKRIS